A single region of the Candidatus Cloacimonadota bacterium genome encodes:
- a CDS encoding KpsF/GutQ family sugar-phosphate isomerase, protein MNIFDFIKKELNLEAKAIIEASERINDEIEKAIEILYECSGKVIVTGMGKTGIIARKIAATLSSTGTTAIFLHAAEGIHGDLGILQKNDVVIAVSYSGNTEELISIIPYIKFKKIPIIALTGNLDSKLAKNSDVVIDCYVKKEYEPFGLVPTSSTTVALAMGDAMAIALLKKRNFKESDFAQFHPGGTIGKKMILKVKDLMHSGEKNPIVKNSDKMNKAVLEMTSKGLGCTNVINESGKLVGIVTDGDLRRFLAKGFTDLNIQVTEALTKSPRTIKSENLAIDALNLMENNKITMLPVVNDRDEPVGMLHMHDLINAGVVG, encoded by the coding sequence ATGAATATTTTTGATTTCATAAAAAAAGAACTAAACCTCGAAGCAAAAGCGATCATCGAAGCTTCGGAACGAATTAATGACGAGATTGAAAAAGCGATCGAGATTTTATATGAATGTTCCGGAAAAGTAATTGTTACCGGAATGGGGAAGACCGGGATCATTGCTCGCAAAATCGCAGCAACTCTATCCAGCACCGGAACAACTGCGATTTTCCTGCATGCAGCCGAAGGGATTCATGGTGATCTGGGGATCTTACAGAAAAATGATGTTGTGATCGCAGTTTCCTACAGCGGAAATACGGAAGAATTAATATCAATTATTCCTTATATAAAATTCAAGAAAATCCCGATCATTGCTTTGACAGGAAATCTCGATTCAAAATTGGCAAAAAATTCAGATGTTGTGATCGATTGTTATGTCAAAAAAGAATACGAACCGTTCGGTCTGGTTCCGACTTCCAGCACAACTGTTGCTCTGGCAATGGGAGATGCGATGGCAATTGCACTTCTTAAAAAAAGGAATTTCAAAGAATCTGATTTCGCTCAATTCCATCCGGGTGGAACGATCGGCAAAAAGATGATCTTGAAAGTTAAGGACTTGATGCATTCCGGAGAGAAAAATCCTATTGTAAAAAATAGCGATAAGATGAACAAAGCAGTCTTGGAAATGACTTCCAAAGGATTGGGTTGCACGAATGTTATCAACGAGTCCGGAAAATTAGTAGGGATTGTTACTGACGGAGATTTGAGGAGATTCCTAGCAAAAGGATTTACTGATTTGAATATTCAGGTAACAGAAGCTTTAACAAAATCTCCCAGAACTATAAAATCAGAGAATCTTGCTATTGATGCCCTGAATTTAATGGAAAATAATAAAATAACAATGCTTCCTGTTGTTAATGATAGAGATGAACCTGTTGGAATGCTGCATATGCATGATCTGATCAATGCTGGAGTTGTGGGATAA